In Aegilops tauschii subsp. strangulata cultivar AL8/78 chromosome 3, Aet v6.0, whole genome shotgun sequence, one genomic interval encodes:
- the LOC120975307 gene encoding uncharacterized protein, translating to MVRLRPFRMKMISSRRSSSMAPEFHGEDLARPAPQTSSLPHASSMALASPLEDDDLLREILLCLVPQPSSFTRASAVCKRWRGLLTDPRFLRRYYAHHRKPPLLGVFETRSRRNPFISTLDSPDRFDLQRHDSFPKSVLDCRHGHVLVKYWMREDLVVCDPITGENHHMSIPSKFKGVFISGAVLCAAGDQGHVHGGCHSSPIKVVLVSTTKDTRALACVYSSETGVWDNLISTSTPCQLFVGRFSGTLIGKALYWPLFTPEKGILEFNLEEQSLAVIEGPPLTNNFDMDNIWIIQAGDGVVGLAVLSYPFFQIWQREVNFHGVAAWVLQKTIEIHSILGLPPQIGRGAGAKKTTVGYSEDADVVFILVGDSLYMVQLKSMQCKRLCETNNSVCYYPLTSFYVPGTSIGSNGENDA from the exons ATGGTACGTCTTCGTCCCTTCCGGATGAAGATGATCTCCTCTAGGAGATCCTCATCGATGGCGCCTGAGTTTCACGGAGAAGATCTCGCCCGCCCCGCGCCGCAGACATCCTCCCTCCCGCATGCTTCATCGATGGCGCTGGCCTCCCCGCTTGAAGATGACGATCTCCTCCGGGAGATCCTCCTCTGCCTCGTGCCGCAACCATCCTCCTTCACACGTGCCTCTGCCGTCTGCAAGCGATGGAGAGGCCTCCTCACCGACCCCAGGTTCCTCCGCCGCTACTATGCCCACCACCGCAAGCCTCCCCTCCTCGGTGTCTTTGAGACTCGCAGCAGGAGGAACCCCTTCATTTCAACTTTGGACTCTCCCGAcc gctTCGACCTACAACGTCACGACAGCTTCCCCAAAAGTGTTCTTGATTGCCGCCATGGCCACGTCCTAGTCAAATATTGGATGCGGGAAGACCTCGTTGTGTGTGATCCCATCACCGGTGAGAATCACCACATGTCTATTCCATCAAAATTCAAGGGGGTATTCATTAGCGGGGCGGTGCTTTGCGCTGCCGGTGACCAGGGCCATGTGCACGGTGGCTGCCACTCCAGTCCTATAAAAGTGGTCTTGGTATCCACGACAAAAGATACTAGAGCCCTAGCTTGTGTTTACTCCTCGGAGACTGGCGTATGGGACAATCTGATCTCAACATCAACTCCATGTCAGCTTTTTGTTGGTCGTTTTTCTGGGACCCTCATTGGCAAGGCCCTTTATTGGCCGCTTTTTACTCCTGAGAAGGGCATACTGGAGTTTAATTTGGAAGAGCAGAGCCTAGCTGTGATTGAGGGTCCTCCTTTGACAAACAATTTCGACATGGACAATATTTGGATCATTCAGGCTGGGGATGGTGTTGTTGGCTTAGCCGTATTGTCTTACCCTTTCTTCCAAATTTGGCAAAGGGAGGTCAATTTTCACGGTGTTGCCGCATGGGTACTGCAAAAGACCATTGAAATACATAGCATTCTTGGTCTGCCTCCCCAGATTGGAAGAGGGGCAGGAGCGAAGAAAACTACAGTGGGATATTCTGAGGATGCTGATGTAGTTTTTATACTTGTGGGTGATAGTCTATATATGGTTCAACTTAAATCGATGCAATGCAAGAGACTTTGTGAAACCAATAATTCGGTTTGCTACTATCCTCTCACGAGCTTCTATGTACCAG GCACATCCATTGGATCTAATGGAGAAAATGATGCGTGA
- the LOC109783938 gene encoding mediator of RNA polymerase II transcription subunit 9 has translation MDHHHPPPLPQQHGDHYRPLVLSPQPDHAHALQYQQPQQQQQQQATPPPQHHHPSLASHFHLLHLVTRLGDAIATGTRDQAFDALVEELTSQFARSQQLLNSISGTLSSKSVTVEGQMQSLEETRQLLDQRKDLIAKYKSSVEDLLKGDPTR, from the exons ATGGACCAtcaccacccgccgccgctcccgcaGCAGCACGGCGACCACTACCGGCCGCTGGTGCTCTCCCCGCAGCCCGACCACGCCCACGCCCTTCAGTACCAGcagccgcagcagcagcagcagcagcaagcgacgccgccgccgcagcaTCACCACCCCTCGCTGGCGTCCCATTTCCACCTCCTCCAC TTGGTGACAAGATTAGGTGATGCGATTGCAACAGGCACAAGGGATCAAGCTTTTGATGCATTG GTTGAAGAATTGACCAGTCAATTTGCCAGGAGCCAACAGTTATTGAACTCCATTTCAGGAACACTAAGCTCAAAATCTGTT ACGGTTGAAGGACAAATGCAAAGTTTGGAAGAAACCCGTCAGCTGCTTGATCAAAGAAA GGATTTGATCGCGAAATACAAAAGCTCGGTGGAAGACCTCCTCAAGGGGGATCCAACAAGATAA
- the LOC109783940 gene encoding PR5-like receptor kinase: protein MTQMAAVGVSSPLLLLFLLLLAATSEATTFYITNGCPYTIWPAALPIGGGMQLDPGKPWTLNTGDTNTTRLWARTGCSFDGNGTGTCQTGDCGGLLACKANGRPPNTIAEFRLGGFSSQDFFDISFVEGFNVPMDFLPVPAKGGPGCSKGPRCGANITAQCPTSLKAPGGCNSPCTVFKQDRYCCTRSAANNCSTTDYSDFFKKMCPDAYSYPMDDATSTFSCPAGTNYKVVFCPLTNQATPPSALPAPPAVVTPSGPTTMKPKSSTVRTVVAILAPIGGFIFLFLVIFYFCKRRTQRRSEMQEEEEEEFGELQGTPMRFTFEQLKSATEQFADKLGEGGFGSVFKGQFGDERIAVKRLDRSGQGKREFSAEVQTIGSIHHINLVRLIGFCAEKSHRLLVYEYMPKGSLDRWIYCRHDNDAPPLDWSTRCKIITQIAKGLSYLHEECTKRIAHLDVKPQNILLDDNFNAKLSDFGLCKLIDRDMSQVVTRMRGTPGYLAPEWLTSHITEKADIYSFGVVVMEIISGRKNLDTSRSEESIHLITLLEEKVKSDRLVDLIDNSSNDMQAHKQDVIQMMMLAMWCLQIDCKKRPKMSEVVKVLEGTMKTDLNIEHNFVVTTPANFGSTGNVSSSAPPLASDVSGPR, encoded by the coding sequence ATGACGCAAATGGCAGCCGTGGGTGTCTCTTCaccgctcctcctcctcttcctcctcctccttgctgCCACCAGCGAGGCCACCACGTTCTACATCACCAACGGGTGCCCCTACACCATATGGCCGGCGGCTCTCCCGATTGGCGGCGGCATGCAGCTCGACCCAGGCAAGCCCTGGACCCTCAACACGGGCGACACCAACACCACGCGCCTGTGGGCGCGCACGGGCTGCTCGTTCGACGGCAATGGCACCGGGACCTGCCAGACGGGAGACTGCGGCGGCCTGCTCGCTTGCAAAGCCAATGGCCGGCCGCCCAACACCATCGCGGAGTTTCGGCTCGGCGGCTTCAGCAGCCAGGATTTCTTCGACATCTCCTTTGTCGAGGGCTTCAACGTGCCCATGGACTTCCTGCCGGTGCCGGCCAAGGGCGGGCCAGGGTGCAGCAAGGGGCCGCGCTGCGGAGCCAACATAACGGCGCAGTGCCCGACCAGTCTGAAGGCGCCGGGGGGCTGTAACAGCCCGTGCACGGTGTTCAAGCAGGACAGGTACTGCTGTACCAGGAGCGCGGCAAATAACTGCAGCACCACGGACTACTCCGACTTCTTCAAGAAGATGTGCCCAGATGCCTACAGCTACCCCATGGATGATGCAACCAGCACTTTCAGTTGCCCGGCCGGCACCAACTACAAGGTAGTCTTTTGTCCCTTGACCAATCAAGCAACACCGCCGAGTGCTCTGCCTGCACCCCCGGCTGTGGTAACACCTAGTGGGCCAACAACCATGAAACCAAAATCCTCAACTGTAAGAACAGTTGTTGCAATTTTAGCTCCTATAGGCGGCTTCATTTTTCTGTTCCTCGTCATTTTCTATTTTTGTAAACGAAGAACCCAACGACGGAGTGAGATgcaggaagaggaagaggaagagttTGGGGAGCTACAAGGAACACCTATGAGGTTCACATTTGAACAGCTAAAATCAGCAACGGAGCAATTCGCAGACAAGCTCGGGGAAGGAGGATTTGGGTCTGTTTTCAAGGGACAATTTGGTGATGAAAGGATTGCAGTAAAACGTCTGGATCGATCTGGTCAGGGTAAAAGAGAATTTTCGGCAGAGGTCCAGACAATTGGCAGCATTCATCATATTAATCTGGTGAGATTGATTGGTTTCTGTGCAGAGAAATCCCATAGGCTCTTGGTATATGAGTACATGCCCAAAGGATCCTTGGACAGATGGATCTATTGTCGACATGACAATGATGCTCCTCCTCTAGATTGGAGCACGCGGTGCAAAATTATAACTCAAATAGCTAAGGGCCTCTCTTATCTTCACGAGGAGTGCACAAAACGAATTGCTCATTTGGATGTCAAACCACAAAATATCCTCTTAGATGACAATTTCAATGCTAAACTTTCTGATTTTGGATTATGCAAGCTCATAGACAGGGATATGAGCCAAGTGGTTACCAGAATGAGAGGCACACCTGGATATTTGGCTCCTGAATGGTTGACATCACATATCACGGAAAAGGCAGATATCTACAGCTTTGGTGTCGTGGTCATGGAAATCATCAGCGGAAGAAAGAACCTCGACACTTCCCGGTCAGAAGAGAGCATTCATCTCATCACCCTATTGGAGGAAAAGGTGAAGAGTGATCGGTTGGTAGATTTGATTGACAATAGCAGCAACGACATGCAAGCACACAAGCAAGATGTAATTCAGATGATGATGCTTGCAATGTGGTGCTTGCAGATTGATTGCAAAAAAAGGCCTAAAATGTCTGAGGTGGTGAAAGTATTGGAAGGTACCATGAAAACGGACCTCAACATAGAACATAACTTTGTTGTAACAACTCCAGCAAATTTTGGTAGCACAGGAAATGTGAGCTCTTCAGCTCCACCTCTAGCCTCAGATGTATCAGGTCCCAGGTGA